From one Saprospiraceae bacterium genomic stretch:
- a CDS encoding SH3 domain-containing protein has protein sequence MMNKILWHAISVGALVRSTPNETAPILKSIVKGTWLGVIQEVGEWIYVIGKESIGWVRRSELKNLETQALHINRADDQALEIRYMV, from the coding sequence ATGATGAACAAAATCTTGTGGCACGCAATTTCAGTAGGAGCGCTCGTACGCAGTACTCCCAATGAGACTGCGCCCATACTCAAATCGATCGTTAAAGGCACCTGGCTGGGTGTCATCCAGGAAGTAGGTGAATGGATTTATGTCATAGGTAAAGAATCGATAGGCTGGGTGAGAAGAAGTGAATTAAAAAACTTGGAGACGCAGGCATTGCATATAAATAGAGCAGATGACCAGGCACTTGAGATCAGGTACATGGTCTGA
- a CDS encoding M15 family metallopeptidase: MRSVCFLSLLLFTLACGVKPPVEKGDFLPTDLVELTSVDPSLKLDIRYATSNNFIGRPVYSEARAFLQRDAAMALKDAHIALKAQGLGLLIFDGYRPWSITKLFWDRTPKDKKIFVADPKKGSRHNRGCAIDLSLYDLNTGVEIEMTGAYDEMSDRSYPDYKGGTEKQRQMRDILRKAMESVGYTVYEYEWWHFDYKDWRQYRIGNQAFNEIN, translated from the coding sequence ATGAGGTCAGTTTGTTTTCTTTCTTTATTACTCTTTACACTTGCATGTGGTGTAAAACCTCCGGTAGAAAAAGGCGATTTCTTACCCACGGATCTTGTAGAACTCACAAGCGTGGACCCATCACTAAAATTGGATATCCGCTATGCGACATCTAATAATTTTATTGGCAGACCCGTCTACTCCGAAGCGAGGGCATTTCTTCAACGGGATGCCGCCATGGCATTGAAAGACGCTCATATCGCCTTAAAGGCACAGGGGCTCGGCCTGCTGATCTTCGATGGTTATAGGCCATGGAGCATCACCAAACTGTTTTGGGACAGAACTCCTAAGGATAAAAAAATATTTGTAGCTGATCCAAAAAAAGGATCCCGTCACAACCGCGGATGTGCCATAGACTTATCACTGTATGATCTTAATACTGGTGTGGAAATAGAGATGACCGGTGCTTATGATGAGATGAGTGATCGTTCATATCCAGATTATAAAGGAGGCACCGAAAAGCAACGGCAGATGAGGGATATACTCAGAAAGGCTATGGAGTCCGTAGGCTATACCGTCTATGAATATGAGTGGTGGCACTTTGATTATAAAGATTGGAGGCAGTATCGAATCGGCAATCAGGCTTTTAATGAAATAAACTGA
- a CDS encoding BlaI/MecI/CopY family transcriptional regulator, whose protein sequence is MKKLIKPTESELSILQILWQYGPLSVRTVNEMLAAQQHEEIGYTTTLKIMQIMTDKGLVKRNTNQRSHIYEPVVKENETQQNLLSEFLDATYRGSASTLVMQALGQHKSSKEELQQIKEFIANLESKK, encoded by the coding sequence ATGAAAAAACTAATCAAACCTACGGAATCCGAACTCTCCATCCTGCAGATCCTCTGGCAATACGGCCCATTGTCAGTCAGGACAGTCAACGAAATGCTGGCAGCCCAACAGCATGAAGAAATAGGCTATACCACCACTCTAAAAATCATGCAGATCATGACCGACAAAGGATTGGTCAAAAGAAACACCAATCAAAGAAGTCATATATACGAGCCTGTCGTCAAAGAAAATGAAACCCAGCAAAACCTGCTATCAGAATTTCTGGATGCCACCTACAGAGGCTCTGCCTCTACCCTGGTGATGCAGGCCCTCGGGCAACACAAAAGCAGCAAAGAAGAGCTGCAGCAGATCAAAGAGTTTATAGCCAATCTTGAATCAAAAAAATAA
- a CDS encoding histidine kinase: protein MSYFDIGGSYPHYSKIVKYSPLGIFGFMLLASILDIALIERTYFVIVLGVALYFIYHLRDHKSSRQIVWVFLPGFLSGLVSEIFGWIYASKEGAVFNIINTANIFAVIWMFGFGFYIFRQNRKEQKIRRKEEEEKHLLEAQKAELERLVADRTQALLTQKAELESSLTELQSTQAQLIQAEKMASLGELTAGIAHEIQNPLNFVNNFAEISNELIDEMVEAMTNGDQQSVKDIAGDIQENLKKINHHGKRADSIVKNMLQHSRKSTGQKEPTNLNTLAEEYLRLSYHGLRGKDKSFNAEFVFDPDPDLPVVSVIPQDIGRVLLNLINNAFYAVNSKLHQSIAATSEEEGAKSDPALIEYRPKVTVSTKKVKNPPQGEFIEIQIKDNGLGIPTNIVDKIFQPFFTTKPTGHGTGLGLSLAYDILKAHQGDLSVTSEEGKGTTFFIRIPITS, encoded by the coding sequence ATGTCCTATTTTGACATAGGTGGGTCCTATCCCCATTATTCTAAAATTGTTAAATATTCCCCCCTAGGCATATTTGGCTTTATGCTGCTCGCCAGCATCCTGGATATCGCCTTGATTGAGCGCACCTATTTCGTGATAGTACTAGGCGTTGCATTATATTTCATCTACCATCTCAGAGACCACAAATCATCGCGTCAGATAGTCTGGGTTTTCTTACCAGGCTTCCTGTCAGGTTTAGTCTCCGAAATTTTCGGATGGATATATGCTTCCAAAGAAGGAGCAGTATTTAATATCATCAATACCGCCAATATTTTTGCGGTGATCTGGATGTTTGGTTTTGGTTTCTACATCTTCCGTCAAAACCGAAAGGAACAAAAAATCAGAAGAAAAGAAGAAGAAGAAAAGCACCTCCTGGAAGCTCAAAAAGCTGAGCTGGAAAGATTGGTCGCAGACAGGACACAAGCTCTGTTGACTCAAAAGGCTGAATTGGAATCCTCCTTAACAGAACTTCAATCTACCCAGGCTCAGCTGATACAAGCTGAAAAAATGGCATCACTCGGTGAGCTGACAGCGGGTATAGCCCATGAGATTCAAAACCCATTAAATTTTGTAAATAATTTTGCAGAGATTAGCAACGAACTGATCGATGAAATGGTTGAAGCGATGACGAACGGTGACCAACAATCCGTCAAGGACATAGCCGGCGATATCCAGGAAAACTTAAAGAAAATAAATCATCACGGGAAAAGAGCAGATTCTATCGTGAAGAATATGCTGCAGCATTCGCGCAAGAGTACCGGACAAAAAGAACCAACCAATCTCAATACTCTGGCGGAGGAATATCTCAGACTATCCTACCATGGATTGCGTGGCAAAGACAAAAGTTTTAATGCCGAGTTTGTTTTCGATCCAGATCCGGATCTACCTGTCGTATCCGTCATACCCCAGGATATCGGTCGCGTGCTATTGAATCTCATCAACAATGCCTTTTACGCAGTAAATAGTAAGTTACATCAAAGTATCGCAGCGACAAGCGAAGAGGAAGGAGCAAAATCAGATCCTGCATTAATAGAATATAGACCCAAAGTAACTGTAAGTACCAAAAAAGTTAAAAACCCACCCCAGGGCGAGTTTATTGAGATTCAAATCAAAGACAATGGGCTCGGCATACCTACTAATATCGTAGATAAAATATTTCAGCCTTTCTTTACCACCAAACCTACAGGTCACGGAACAGGGCTGGGTCTGTCACTGGCATACGACATCCTCAAGGCCCACCAGGGCGATTTGAGCGTAACATCTGAAGAGGGAAAAGGAACTACTTTCTTCATTCGAATACCTATCACCTCATGA
- a CDS encoding tRNA-binding protein: MITWADFEKIDIRVGTILEAKEFPKAKNPAYQLTIDFGELGIKKSSAQITQLYDKAALIDTQVIAVVNFPPKQIANFISDCLVLGVIGADKKIVLLKPDARVTNGQKIG, from the coding sequence ATGATCACCTGGGCTGACTTTGAAAAAATTGATATTAGAGTGGGTACCATCCTCGAAGCAAAAGAATTTCCTAAAGCTAAAAATCCTGCCTATCAATTGACGATAGACTTTGGTGAATTGGGGATCAAAAAAAGCTCGGCTCAGATCACTCAATTGTATGACAAGGCTGCTTTGATCGATACCCAAGTCATCGCAGTGGTCAATTTTCCACCAAAACAGATTGCCAACTTTATATCAGATTGCCTGGTGCTTGGGGTCATCGGAGCGGACAAAAAAATCGTCCTGCTCAAACCCGATGCCCGAGTAACTAACGGCCAAAAAATAGGCTGA
- a CDS encoding SusC/RagA family TonB-linked outer membrane protein, whose amino-acid sequence MKYLIFALALISLHPSALAQLLIHGTVKSASDQSDLIGASIVVKGTSIGRVTDVDGRFEIDVTPGSTIEVSYVGFQPQSILIDNANPVNIILAESASGLTEVVVTALGIEKSKSKVGFAVQTIAGSDLIKAREPNPINSLTGKVAGLNVGASAEILGAPQILLRGSSNVLYVVDGVPIQSDTWNISPDDIESITVLKGPNASALYGSRGQFGAIQITTKRGTKDKRGFSVDFNSSTMVENGFMTIPKVQHQYGPGDHGRYAFKDGRGGGLNDGDYDIWGPKFEGQLIPQYDSPVDPVTGVRLGTPYVARGTNNLQRFLRPGLLSTNNIAISTAGENYDLRFSGTQTYQKGIVPNTKLNGTNFNLSGGLNFSKRLRFESNLNFNRQYTPNIPDVQYGPNSIIYNIIIWGGSDWDINDMRNYWQEGKEGLQQIYAEYQRYNNPYFSAYEWLRGHYKNDIYGTAGLTYEFSDHFKVTGRTQITTYDLFRTEKFPYSATSYGREQSKGDYREDNRNLFENNSDVLFTYENNLGRDFNFNLSAGGNIRNFKYASTYATTDYLNVPGWYNLNNSLNPRRVYNFDSDMMVSSAYSYLDLGYKNILNLSLTGRIDKNSTLPINNNSFFYPSASLSFVLSEAIKMPSFLPYAKLRASYANVGSGLTQTNIGPADRATGADVTGYGIDYQTPFGGPQYINSAAYSIQNRYNNQPAAFYSNSIANPNLEPSFSSSLELGSDLRFFQNRLGVDFTYFKSTDGPRIFNLPVSEATGYNSLIQNGIKTDKTGVELTLTGKPIRTKNFEWNVLANWSTYKDVLKEIYPGVEVFNQYLKIGDRTDKYYAAKVFRTQDGQIINDGSGRPLVNPTPQFMGYLNPDWIWGLSNQIRYKNLGLNFQFDGRVGGVIVNYVQRQTFRGGRNIETVEGAMGEARYQDYKGIKSWVGEGVQLTSGAIKTDALGNITNYNELQFKPNASATFLQDYISRWYATEEANLINRTYAKLREVTLSYNIPNTIFKNTFFQSATVSLIGRNLLYFSDARNNDIDMDQFAAGQGYSDLQTPTLKRYGVNLNITF is encoded by the coding sequence ATGAAATATTTAATTTTTGCTCTCGCTCTCATCAGCCTACACCCTTCAGCTTTGGCTCAGCTGCTCATACATGGTACTGTAAAATCCGCTTCTGATCAGTCTGATCTGATCGGTGCCAGCATCGTGGTAAAAGGAACCTCCATTGGAAGGGTAACAGATGTAGATGGAAGATTTGAAATCGATGTAACACCAGGATCCACGATCGAAGTCAGTTATGTGGGTTTTCAACCACAATCCATCCTGATTGATAATGCCAACCCAGTCAATATTATTCTTGCCGAAAGTGCATCAGGCCTTACTGAAGTAGTAGTCACTGCTTTGGGTATAGAAAAATCAAAATCGAAAGTGGGGTTTGCAGTACAAACCATAGCAGGATCAGATTTGATCAAAGCCCGTGAACCCAATCCAATCAACTCGCTTACGGGTAAAGTAGCCGGATTGAATGTAGGTGCAAGCGCTGAAATACTTGGCGCCCCACAAATCTTATTGAGGGGGTCCTCCAACGTGCTTTATGTAGTCGATGGAGTGCCAATTCAATCTGATACCTGGAATATCAGTCCTGATGATATCGAGTCTATCACCGTATTGAAAGGCCCTAATGCCTCCGCCTTATATGGCTCCAGGGGACAATTTGGTGCTATCCAGATCACTACAAAAAGAGGTACAAAAGATAAACGTGGATTTTCAGTTGATTTTAATTCTTCCACAATGGTAGAAAATGGATTTATGACGATCCCTAAAGTACAACATCAATATGGTCCTGGTGATCATGGAAGATATGCATTTAAGGATGGAAGGGGTGGAGGTCTCAACGATGGTGACTATGACATCTGGGGACCAAAATTTGAAGGACAATTAATACCCCAATATGATAGTCCTGTGGATCCGGTGACTGGCGTGCGCTTAGGCACACCTTATGTGGCCAGAGGTACCAATAACCTTCAACGTTTTTTAAGACCTGGACTATTATCCACTAATAATATAGCCATCTCTACTGCGGGTGAAAACTATGACCTTCGGTTTTCAGGCACCCAGACCTATCAAAAAGGAATCGTACCCAATACAAAATTAAATGGTACTAATTTTAATCTAAGTGGTGGATTGAATTTTTCAAAAAGACTGCGATTTGAATCTAACTTAAACTTTAATCGGCAGTATACTCCCAATATCCCTGATGTACAATACGGGCCAAATAGTATTATCTACAATATTATTATCTGGGGAGGTTCAGATTGGGATATCAATGATATGCGTAATTATTGGCAGGAAGGAAAAGAAGGATTACAGCAGATATATGCCGAATACCAACGTTACAACAATCCTTATTTTTCAGCCTATGAATGGTTAAGAGGGCATTACAAAAATGATATCTACGGCACTGCCGGACTTACTTACGAATTTAGCGATCATTTTAAGGTGACAGGCCGTACCCAGATCACTACCTATGACCTTTTTAGGACGGAAAAATTTCCCTATAGTGCTACTTCATATGGTAGAGAACAATCCAAAGGAGATTATAGAGAGGATAACCGAAATTTGTTTGAAAATAATTCTGATGTATTATTTACCTATGAAAACAACCTGGGTAGAGACTTTAATTTTAATCTTTCGGCGGGAGGTAATATCAGGAACTTCAAATATGCCTCTACTTATGCTACTACGGATTATCTCAATGTACCAGGATGGTATAATCTGAATAATTCACTCAATCCAAGAAGGGTTTACAATTTTGATTCTGACATGATGGTTTCATCAGCCTATAGCTACCTTGATCTGGGTTATAAAAACATCCTCAATCTGTCATTGACAGGTCGGATAGATAAAAACTCTACTTTGCCGATCAACAACAATAGTTTCTTTTACCCTTCTGCCTCGCTGAGTTTTGTTTTGTCAGAAGCCATCAAAATGCCTTCTTTTCTTCCCTATGCTAAACTTAGAGCTTCCTATGCAAATGTTGGTAGTGGCTTGACGCAAACCAATATTGGGCCAGCGGACAGGGCTACCGGGGCAGATGTCACAGGCTATGGCATAGACTACCAAACTCCATTTGGAGGACCTCAATATATCAACTCTGCTGCCTATAGCATACAAAATAGATACAATAATCAACCGGCAGCTTTTTATTCAAATTCTATAGCCAATCCCAATCTTGAACCAAGTTTTAGTTCTTCATTAGAATTAGGCAGTGACCTTAGATTTTTCCAGAATAGATTGGGAGTAGACTTTACCTATTTTAAAAGTACGGATGGACCAAGAATATTCAATCTTCCTGTTAGTGAAGCGACCGGGTACAATAGTTTGATTCAAAACGGTATCAAAACGGATAAGACTGGTGTAGAACTCACCCTGACAGGCAAGCCAATCAGGACTAAAAACTTTGAGTGGAATGTACTGGCCAATTGGTCTACCTATAAAGATGTATTAAAAGAAATCTATCCGGGAGTAGAAGTGTTTAACCAATACCTCAAAATAGGCGACCGAACTGATAAATATTATGCAGCAAAAGTATTCCGCACCCAGGATGGACAGATCATCAATGATGGAAGTGGAAGACCTCTGGTCAATCCAACTCCACAATTTATGGGTTATCTCAATCCGGATTGGATTTGGGGATTGTCCAATCAAATCAGATATAAAAACCTTGGACTTAATTTCCAATTTGATGGAAGAGTAGGAGGGGTTATCGTCAATTATGTTCAGCGACAAACTTTCAGGGGTGGAAGGAATATTGAAACAGTAGAGGGAGCCATGGGTGAGGCCAGGTACCAGGATTACAAAGGAATAAAGTCCTGGGTAGGAGAAGGAGTGCAGTTGACTTCAGGTGCTATCAAGACAGATGCATTGGGTAATATCACCAACTATAATGAACTGCAATTCAAACCAAATGCTTCAGCTACCTTCCTTCAGGATTATATCAGCAGATGGTATGCTACTGAAGAGGCTAATCTCATCAACAGGACTTATGCCAAACTACGGGAGGTGACATTAAGTTATAATATACCTAATACTATTTTTAAGAACACCTTCTTTCAGTCTGCTACTGTTTCTCTGATTGGAAGGAACTTGTTGTACTTCTCTGATGCGAGAAATAACGATATCGATATGGACCAATTTGCCGCAGGTCAGGGTTATTCTGATCTACAGACTCCTACCCTTAAAAGATATGGAGTCAATCTAAATATCACTTTTTAA